Proteins encoded within one genomic window of Prochlorococcus marinus str. MIT 9515:
- the purB gene encoding adenylosuccinate lyase, which produces MIERYTLPEMGRIWTEHAKFQSWLKVEIAACEANYSLGKIPEDALQEIRLKAKFEESRIKEIEKEVKHDVIAFLTNINEYVGDSGRYIHVGMTSSDVLDTGLSLQLKDSCKLLLEEIEKLENGVRLLARKHKNTLMIGRSHAIHGEPISFGFKLAGWLAEILRDKKRLLNLKESISIGQISGAMGTYANTNPEIEKITCDLLDLKPDTASTQVISRDRHAEYVQTIALVGASLDRFATEIRNLQRTDVLEVEEGFSKGQKGSSAMPHKRNPIRSERVSGLSRILRSYVVTALENVPLWHERDISHSSNERIMLPDVSICLHFMLREMQEIINNLEVYPENMFKNLNIYGGVIFSQKVLLLLVEKGLSREKAYSLVQKNAHQAWNNENGNFKKNIEKDQEIMKLVTENDLKECFDPNIHLNNLNVIWEKLSI; this is translated from the coding sequence GTGATTGAACGTTACACATTGCCCGAAATGGGGAGAATCTGGACTGAACATGCGAAATTCCAGAGTTGGCTTAAAGTTGAAATTGCAGCATGCGAAGCAAATTATTCTCTTGGGAAAATTCCTGAAGATGCACTTCAAGAGATTCGTTTAAAGGCTAAATTTGAAGAATCAAGAATTAAAGAAATTGAGAAAGAGGTTAAACATGATGTAATAGCATTTCTTACAAATATTAATGAATATGTTGGAGATTCCGGAAGATATATTCATGTTGGAATGACTAGCAGTGATGTCCTTGATACAGGCCTATCATTACAGCTAAAAGATTCCTGCAAATTGTTATTAGAAGAGATTGAAAAATTAGAAAATGGAGTCAGGTTATTAGCGAGAAAGCATAAAAATACATTAATGATTGGAAGATCGCATGCCATTCACGGAGAGCCTATCTCTTTTGGATTTAAATTGGCGGGATGGTTAGCGGAAATATTAAGAGATAAGAAACGATTATTAAACCTTAAAGAATCTATTTCCATAGGACAAATAAGTGGAGCCATGGGAACTTACGCTAACACAAACCCCGAAATAGAAAAAATAACTTGCGATTTACTAGATTTAAAACCAGATACTGCAAGTACTCAGGTTATATCAAGAGATAGACATGCTGAATATGTTCAGACAATTGCTTTAGTAGGTGCTTCACTTGACAGATTTGCGACTGAAATAAGGAACTTGCAGAGAACAGATGTGTTAGAAGTTGAAGAAGGATTTTCAAAAGGGCAAAAAGGAAGCTCAGCCATGCCACATAAAAGAAACCCAATTCGCAGTGAAAGGGTTAGTGGTTTATCTAGAATTTTGAGAAGTTATGTTGTTACAGCTCTTGAGAATGTTCCTCTTTGGCACGAAAGAGATATTAGCCATAGTTCTAATGAGCGCATCATGTTACCAGATGTTTCTATATGTCTTCATTTTATGCTTAGGGAAATGCAGGAAATAATAAATAATTTAGAAGTTTATCCAGAAAATATGTTTAAAAATTTAAATATATACGGGGGGGTAATCTTTAGCCAGAAAGTTCTACTTTTACTTGTAGAAAAAGGTTTGTCTAGGGAAAAGGCTTATAGTTTGGTACAGAAAAATGCTCACCAAGCTTGGAATAATGAGAATGGCAATTTCAAAAAGAATATCGAGAAAGATCAAGAGATAATGAAATTAGTAACTGAGAATGATTTAAAGGAATGCTTCGACCCCAACATTCATCTAAATAATTTAAATGTAATATGGGAAAAATTAAGTATTTAA
- a CDS encoding class II fumarate hydratase, with translation MTKNFRFEKDSMGKIKVPAEALWGAQTQRSIINFSIGEELIPLELIYSITLIKKAAAIANFKLGLINDVKKDLIIEACTEILDGYHDSQFPLKIWQTGSGTQTNMNINEVISNIAALKTNSELGTHNPIHPNDDVNKSQSTNDTFPAAIQISVVTEIIKKLVPSIKELTKVLDKKSNEWKNLIKIGRTHFQDAVPISLGQEVSAWSKQLKDAEDTLLVSLDELCFLPLGGTAVGTGINCPKDFPEESIKSISDDTNVVFYKSNNHFSLMASHDRLANVMGQIKILASALFKISNDIKILSSGPRSGIYELIIPQNEPGSSIMPGKVNPTQCEALSMVCTQVMGFEYAVSIANASGTLQMNEYKPLIGFNILRSIKLLNNAISNFRLKLIEGIQPNPETIKANLENSLMLVTALVPKIGYEKAAEIANLAFNESINLKEATLKLGYLSANDFEDAINTDQMI, from the coding sequence ATGACCAAAAACTTTAGATTTGAAAAAGATAGTATGGGAAAAATTAAAGTTCCCGCTGAGGCTCTTTGGGGAGCTCAAACGCAAAGATCAATTATAAATTTTTCTATTGGCGAGGAATTAATCCCATTAGAACTGATCTATTCAATTACATTAATTAAAAAAGCAGCAGCAATTGCTAATTTTAAATTGGGTCTAATTAATGATGTAAAAAAAGATCTAATTATTGAAGCTTGCACTGAAATACTTGATGGATATCATGATTCTCAGTTCCCTTTAAAAATATGGCAAACAGGTAGTGGTACTCAAACAAATATGAATATAAATGAAGTCATATCTAATATTGCTGCATTAAAAACAAATTCAGAACTTGGAACTCATAATCCTATTCATCCAAATGACGATGTTAATAAATCTCAATCTACAAATGATACTTTTCCTGCTGCTATTCAGATATCAGTGGTTACTGAAATAATTAAAAAATTAGTTCCTTCAATAAAGGAACTTACTAAGGTTCTTGATAAAAAAAGTAATGAGTGGAAAAATCTTATAAAAATAGGAAGAACCCATTTTCAAGATGCCGTTCCAATTTCACTTGGGCAAGAAGTTTCTGCATGGTCAAAACAACTAAAAGATGCTGAAGATACTCTCTTAGTAAGTCTTGATGAATTATGTTTTTTGCCACTAGGTGGTACTGCAGTTGGTACAGGAATTAATTGTCCAAAAGATTTTCCAGAAGAATCTATAAAATCAATTTCAGATGACACTAATGTAGTGTTTTATAAATCAAATAATCATTTCTCTTTAATGGCATCTCATGATCGATTAGCAAACGTAATGGGTCAAATAAAAATACTTGCGAGTGCATTATTTAAGATTTCTAATGATATAAAAATATTATCCTCAGGCCCTAGATCAGGTATTTATGAGTTAATAATTCCTCAGAATGAACCTGGCAGCTCAATCATGCCTGGGAAAGTAAATCCTACCCAATGTGAAGCATTATCCATGGTATGTACTCAAGTAATGGGTTTTGAATATGCAGTATCAATAGCCAATGCCAGCGGTACTTTACAAATGAACGAATATAAGCCACTAATTGGATTTAATATTCTGAGGAGTATAAAATTACTGAATAATGCAATAAGTAACTTTAGATTAAAGTTAATTGAAGGTATACAACCTAATCCTGAGACTATAAAAGCGAATCTTGAAAATTCACTAATGCTTGTAACAGCATTAGTACCCAAAATAGGTTACGAAAAAGCAGCAGAAATTGCGAATCTTGCTTTTAATGAATCAATTAACTTAAAAGAGGCAACACTAAAATTAGGCTATTTAAGTGCCAATGATTTTGAGGATGCTATAAATACTGATCAAATGATCTGA
- a CDS encoding DEAD/DEAH box helicase, with protein sequence MLNLEEYFPFPLDPFQIEAIKAINSGNSVVLTAPTGSGKTLIGEFAIYRALSHESRVFYTTPLKALSNQKFRDFINQFGEKKVGLLTGDISINRDAPILVMTTEIFRNMLYGEFEEFCDPLVNLESVILDECHYMNDPQRGTVWEETIIHCPSRAQIIALSATISNADQLQNWIEKVHGPTVLVNSDKRPVPLDFMFCSAKGLHPLLNNKGNGIHPNCKIWRAPKGQKKKGKVGRIMQPKVPPIAFVVSKLSERNMLPAIYFIFSRRGCDKAVEYIKDLSLVSYSEANLISQRLDVYLKNNEEGVKDKFHCEALKRGIASHHAGLLPAWKELVEELFQKGLIKVVFATETLAAGINMPARTTVISSLSKRTDEGHRLLFSSEFLQMSGRAGRRGKDLQGYVVTLQTRFEGAKEASTLAISQPNPLVSQFTPSYGMVLNLLQNYSLDKSRELIKRSFGSFLYLGESSEEMVILDNLEKDLQELKKITTNISWQDFDLYEKMKSRLKEERRLLRILEKQSAEKLSEEITSALTYIKDGSLISIKAPQIKRKVVPAMICKKIYESNKITSLLCLTIDNLFILIKPSYIVNIFPDLEEIKILKLEEPKMNFSGEVVRGNDESQTLAHKIFEISEKYDLRTPQYDLTTEVLEQRKLITNLDEKISNQPAHKFGDSKKLKRYRKRIIEIEQEIIRRNNLLEDKENHNWKKFTNLTKILNHFGCLNNLELTEVGQSVGAIRSENELWVGLVLLSGYLDDLTPPDLAAIIQAICVDVRRPNVWCNFKPSIKVIEVFNELEGLGKLVASKQKNFNIDTPIFLEIELTGIISEWASGKKWKELIFNTSLDEGDVVRILRRSMDVLSQIQYCVGVSNKLKQKAKLALKAINRFPVSESNDLLKVSDNINPATKRIDNNY encoded by the coding sequence TTGCTTAATTTAGAGGAATATTTCCCGTTCCCTCTAGATCCCTTCCAAATTGAGGCAATAAAAGCTATTAATAGTGGCAATTCTGTTGTTTTAACTGCACCAACTGGTTCAGGTAAAACATTAATTGGTGAATTTGCTATCTATAGAGCCTTATCTCATGAAAGTAGAGTTTTTTATACAACCCCATTAAAAGCTTTATCAAATCAAAAGTTTAGAGATTTTATTAATCAATTTGGAGAGAAAAAAGTAGGTCTTCTTACAGGAGATATTAGTATTAATAGAGATGCTCCAATCTTAGTAATGACTACTGAGATTTTTAGGAATATGCTCTATGGAGAATTTGAAGAATTTTGTGACCCATTGGTAAATCTAGAATCTGTAATTCTTGATGAATGTCATTATATGAATGATCCGCAAAGGGGGACAGTTTGGGAAGAAACAATAATTCATTGCCCAAGTAGAGCGCAGATAATAGCTTTATCAGCAACTATTTCTAATGCGGATCAACTTCAAAATTGGATAGAAAAAGTTCATGGCCCTACAGTACTTGTCAATAGTGATAAAAGACCAGTTCCATTAGATTTTATGTTCTGTAGTGCAAAGGGCCTTCATCCCCTTTTGAATAATAAGGGTAATGGAATTCATCCAAATTGTAAGATTTGGAGAGCACCAAAAGGTCAAAAAAAGAAAGGTAAAGTAGGCAGAATAATGCAACCAAAGGTTCCTCCAATTGCTTTTGTCGTCTCTAAACTTTCAGAGCGAAATATGTTGCCAGCTATTTATTTTATTTTTAGTAGAAGAGGGTGTGATAAGGCTGTTGAATACATAAAAGATTTATCTTTAGTGAGTTATTCAGAAGCAAATTTGATATCTCAAAGATTAGATGTTTATCTGAAAAATAATGAAGAAGGAGTAAAAGATAAATTTCATTGTGAAGCTCTTAAAAGAGGTATCGCTTCACACCATGCTGGTTTACTCCCAGCATGGAAAGAGTTAGTAGAGGAACTATTTCAGAAAGGATTGATAAAAGTTGTCTTCGCAACTGAAACTTTAGCTGCGGGTATTAATATGCCTGCAAGAACGACAGTAATTTCTTCATTATCAAAAAGGACTGATGAAGGACATAGATTATTATTTAGTAGCGAATTTTTGCAGATGTCCGGAAGAGCTGGAAGAAGGGGAAAGGATTTGCAGGGGTATGTAGTAACCCTACAAACTAGATTTGAGGGTGCAAAAGAAGCAAGTACTTTGGCTATTAGTCAACCGAATCCGCTGGTTAGCCAGTTCACCCCAAGCTATGGGATGGTTCTTAACCTTTTACAAAATTATAGTTTAGATAAATCTCGAGAATTAATAAAAAGAAGTTTTGGTAGCTTTTTATATTTAGGAGAATCCTCTGAAGAGATGGTTATTCTTGATAATTTAGAAAAAGATTTACAAGAACTAAAAAAAATAACAACTAATATTTCATGGCAAGATTTTGATTTATATGAAAAAATGAAAAGTCGTTTAAAAGAAGAAAGAAGATTGTTAAGGATATTAGAAAAACAATCGGCTGAAAAATTATCAGAAGAAATCACAAGTGCACTTACCTATATTAAAGATGGAAGTTTAATTTCTATAAAAGCACCGCAAATAAAAAGGAAAGTTGTTCCAGCTATGATTTGTAAAAAAATATATGAATCAAATAAAATTACAAGTTTGCTCTGTTTAACAATTGATAATTTATTTATCCTGATAAAACCTTCTTATATTGTAAATATTTTTCCTGATTTAGAGGAGATTAAAATTTTGAAACTTGAGGAGCCAAAGATGAATTTTTCAGGAGAAGTTGTTAGAGGAAATGATGAATCACAAACCTTGGCACATAAAATTTTTGAAATTTCTGAAAAATATGATTTAAGAACTCCCCAATATGATCTTACTACTGAAGTTTTAGAACAAAGGAAATTAATTACTAATTTAGATGAAAAAATATCAAACCAGCCTGCTCATAAATTTGGTGACTCTAAAAAATTAAAAAGATATAGAAAAAGGATTATAGAGATTGAGCAAGAAATAATTAGGAGAAATAATCTATTGGAAGATAAAGAAAATCATAATTGGAAAAAATTTACTAATTTAACAAAAATCTTAAATCATTTTGGCTGTTTAAATAATTTAGAACTTACTGAAGTAGGTCAATCAGTTGGAGCGATAAGAAGTGAAAATGAGTTATGGGTTGGACTTGTTTTACTTAGTGGTTATTTGGATGATTTGACTCCTCCTGATTTGGCTGCAATAATTCAAGCAATTTGTGTTGATGTAAGAAGACCAAATGTTTGGTGTAATTTTAAACCTTCCATAAAAGTTATAGAAGTTTTTAATGAGTTAGAAGGCCTAGGGAAATTAGTAGCCTCAAAACAAAAAAATTTTAATATTGATACTCCAATTTTTTTAGAAATAGAGTTGACTGGAATAATTTCAGAATGGGCAAGCGGCAAAAAATGGAAAGAATTAATTTTCAACACTTCTTTAGATGAGGGAGATGTTGTAAGGATCTTAAGAAGGTCTATGGATGTTTTATCACAAATACAATACTGCGTTGGAGTTAGCAATAAACTAAAACAAAAAGCAAAGTTAGCATTAAAAGCGATTAATAGATTTCCTGTCTCTGAATCGAATGACTTGTTAAAAGTCTCTGATAATATAAATCCAGCAACAAAAAGAATTGATAATAATTACTAA
- a CDS encoding aminotransferase class I/II-fold pyridoxal phosphate-dependent enzyme yields MNKVKIPKNRLRKLETFTLGHKPYELQSLNPEKVKKNLIDLCSNDYFGLSRDNDVLKASYEISLSEGLGSGGSRFITGSRPIHQLLETQLAEWLNQEKVLLFPSGFQANIAAVQSLADRNSIVIADKLIHNSLLVGVKASGSKLVRFVHNDLKDLENKILKFNSTQKSILIIVESLYSMEGSIAPLKEIAGICKKYNVKLLVDEAHALGILGHEGKGLSFDVSDEITMLTGTFGKSFGSGGAFIACNSIIGEYLIQTSGAFRYTTALSPALSAGALKSLQKIKNNKKWGIDLLISSEKWKKEIIRNISYPVKGDSQILSIIVGQEKKAILLQKHLEKNGFLAIAIRPPTVPVNKSRIRLTIRRDLNLEILENFTSVLKAFK; encoded by the coding sequence ATGAATAAAGTAAAAATCCCAAAAAATAGGCTTCGTAAATTAGAAACATTCACGTTAGGTCATAAACCCTATGAACTTCAAAGTTTAAATCCAGAGAAAGTTAAAAAAAATCTTATTGACTTATGTAGTAATGATTATTTTGGATTAAGTAGAGATAATGATGTATTAAAAGCCTCTTATGAAATTAGCTTATCTGAAGGTCTTGGTTCGGGTGGTTCAAGATTTATAACGGGCTCAAGACCAATTCATCAATTATTAGAGACACAACTTGCGGAATGGCTTAATCAAGAAAAAGTTCTTTTGTTTCCTAGCGGGTTCCAAGCTAATATAGCTGCGGTACAATCTTTAGCTGACAGAAATAGTATTGTAATAGCAGATAAATTGATTCATAATTCTTTATTAGTTGGTGTAAAAGCTTCAGGATCAAAACTAGTAAGATTCGTACATAATGATTTGAAAGACTTAGAAAATAAAATTCTTAAATTTAATTCAACACAAAAGTCCATTCTTATAATTGTTGAATCCCTTTATAGTATGGAAGGCTCAATTGCTCCTCTCAAAGAAATTGCGGGAATTTGTAAAAAATATAATGTTAAATTATTAGTTGACGAAGCTCACGCCCTTGGAATTTTAGGACATGAAGGCAAAGGTTTAAGTTTTGATGTATCTGATGAAATCACTATGCTTACTGGAACCTTTGGTAAATCGTTTGGCAGTGGCGGGGCATTCATCGCTTGCAACTCAATAATTGGTGAATACCTTATTCAAACGAGCGGGGCATTTAGATATACAACTGCTCTTTCCCCAGCTTTATCTGCAGGCGCACTTAAATCTCTTCAAAAAATCAAAAACAACAAAAAATGGGGTATTGATTTATTGATTTCTTCTGAAAAGTGGAAGAAAGAAATTATTCGAAATATTAGTTACCCAGTTAAGGGAGACTCTCAAATCTTATCAATAATTGTTGGGCAAGAAAAAAAGGCAATACTGCTTCAAAAACATCTTGAAAAAAATGGTTTTTTGGCGATTGCTATTAGACCTCCAACTGTGCCTGTGAACAAATCAAGAATAAGGTTAACAATCAGGAGAGATTTAAATCTAGAGATACTCGAAAATTTCACTTCTGTTTTGAAAGCTTTCAAATGA
- a CDS encoding methyltransferase domain-containing protein, with amino-acid sequence MKNKVWNETIKNNFNNASATYLGYSNIQRHFAKKIVSFLKELNIQKGEWLDLGSGTGLLAEEIEKKFPSQKITRVDFSKKMLLQNKESSKKILWDLNTGLPPSIRNSPLMTSNFCIHWLDNPEKIMIDWFSKLSPGGYLIISYPTINSFPEWKQTCIDNNIEYSGLTFPVSKDIIKSFHSDEIFFSNEYLYVENFPDVYKLFRSIVNVGAQSTRCERKTVNELRKMQKFWPKIETNRVNLTWKINIQILKKS; translated from the coding sequence ATGAAAAATAAGGTTTGGAATGAAACAATTAAGAATAACTTTAATAATGCTTCAGCGACCTATTTAGGTTATTCAAATATTCAAAGACATTTTGCTAAAAAGATTGTTTCTTTCCTAAAAGAGCTAAATATACAAAAAGGTGAATGGCTAGATCTTGGATCAGGGACTGGCTTATTAGCTGAAGAAATTGAAAAAAAATTTCCCTCCCAAAAAATTACCCGAGTTGATTTCAGCAAAAAAATGCTTCTTCAGAATAAAGAATCTAGTAAAAAGATTTTGTGGGATTTAAATACTGGCTTACCTCCATCAATTAGAAACTCTCCTCTAATGACTTCGAACTTTTGTATACACTGGTTAGATAATCCCGAGAAAATAATGATCGATTGGTTTAGCAAATTAAGCCCTGGTGGTTATTTAATTATTTCATATCCCACAATAAATTCTTTCCCGGAATGGAAACAAACTTGCATTGATAATAATATTGAATATAGCGGACTAACTTTCCCAGTTTCAAAAGATATAATCAAAAGTTTCCACTCTGATGAAATATTCTTCTCAAATGAATACTTATATGTAGAAAACTTTCCAGATGTTTATAAACTTTTCAGAAGCATAGTGAATGTAGGAGCTCAATCAACAAGGTGTGAACGCAAAACAGTGAATGAATTAAGAAAAATGCAAAAGTTTTGGCCAAAGATAGAAACTAATAGAGTTAACCTTACATGGAAAATTAATATTCAAATATTAAAAAAATCATGA
- the bioD gene encoding dethiobiotin synthase — MRAINKQFQFVICGTDTDIGKTLISSFFVRGLNSFYWKPIQSGIGSETDSQAVARLTKVNKAKIINEAYIFKEPVSPHWAAEIDQKVINFQQLNLPNVDGPLIVETAGGLMVPITRNHLQIDQIKKWNIPVILVCKSGLGTLNHTLLSIEALKKRNIKILGLVINGKKHLDNPKTLTTFSNIPIIAEFPLIQNIGSHNLDIIWEELKIKNRLITLLSSKNN, encoded by the coding sequence ATGAGAGCTATAAATAAACAATTTCAATTTGTAATCTGCGGTACAGATACTGATATAGGAAAAACATTAATCAGTTCTTTTTTTGTAAGGGGATTAAATTCTTTTTATTGGAAGCCTATTCAAAGTGGAATTGGTTCAGAGACTGATAGTCAAGCTGTTGCACGACTTACAAAAGTAAATAAGGCAAAGATAATCAATGAAGCTTATATCTTTAAAGAACCTGTTTCCCCACATTGGGCAGCAGAAATAGATCAAAAAGTTATAAACTTTCAGCAATTGAATTTACCAAATGTTGATGGACCATTAATTGTAGAAACTGCGGGGGGTTTAATGGTTCCAATTACAAGAAACCATTTGCAAATAGATCAAATCAAGAAATGGAACATCCCTGTAATACTTGTATGTAAAAGCGGTCTTGGGACTCTTAATCATACTCTTTTAAGTATCGAGGCATTAAAAAAAAGAAATATCAAAATTCTAGGTCTAGTGATTAACGGAAAAAAACACTTAGATAATCCAAAAACATTAACTACATTTAGTAATATTCCTATTATTGCTGAATTTCCATTGATTCAGAACATTGGTTCCCATAATTTAGATATAATTTGGGAAGAGTTAAAAATTAAAAATAGATTGATCACCTTATTAAGTTCAAAAAATAATTAA
- the bioA gene encoding adenosylmethionine--8-amino-7-oxononanoate transaminase, with the protein MKSQISTNINQDWHPHIWPPFTQITNSKPQIEVTHGKNALIYTKNPQQELIDGISSWWVTLHGHSNDYIANAIFHQAKTLEQIIFADFLHPQAKLLSERLSSLTKLERLFFSDNGSTAVEVALKIAYQSWQNQGEIRNQIIAFDGAYHGDTFGAMALGERNIFNENFDNLMFPVKRVPWPSTWIDDEKVKIKEKQAIQILNNLLKKPTVAVIIEPLVQGAGGMNMVRPEFIKKVSEVVKNNNSLLIADEVLTGFGRCGSLFAFQKANIIPDLISISKGLTGGFLPMGITLAKETIFQAFISDSPKKTFWHGHSFTANPLGCAAANASLDLLENDPVKYISFEAKHSYHLKKIKKLPFVKNIRFTGTIAAFDIEIGNNEGYLNNIGKKIKALAIKKGLFIRPLGNVIYLLPPLCITDKQLEKSYRIIFEILSDL; encoded by the coding sequence ATGAAATCTCAGATATCAACAAACATTAATCAAGATTGGCACCCTCATATATGGCCACCTTTTACTCAGATTACAAATAGCAAACCCCAAATAGAAGTTACTCATGGAAAAAATGCTTTAATTTATACTAAAAATCCACAACAAGAACTTATTGATGGAATAAGCAGTTGGTGGGTTACCCTACATGGACATAGTAACGATTACATAGCAAATGCAATTTTTCACCAAGCCAAGACTCTTGAACAAATTATATTTGCCGATTTCTTACATCCACAGGCTAAATTATTATCAGAGAGACTCAGCAGCTTAACAAAATTAGAAAGACTATTTTTTTCTGATAATGGGTCTACGGCTGTTGAAGTAGCTTTAAAAATTGCCTATCAATCTTGGCAAAATCAAGGTGAAATAAGAAACCAAATCATTGCTTTTGATGGAGCTTATCATGGTGATACCTTTGGAGCAATGGCTTTAGGGGAAAGAAATATTTTTAATGAGAATTTTGACAATCTCATGTTTCCCGTCAAAAGGGTCCCCTGGCCTTCAACATGGATAGATGATGAAAAGGTTAAAATAAAAGAGAAACAAGCAATCCAAATATTAAATAACCTTCTTAAAAAACCAACAGTAGCTGTCATAATCGAACCATTAGTACAAGGGGCTGGGGGAATGAATATGGTTAGGCCTGAATTTATTAAAAAAGTTTCAGAAGTAGTAAAAAATAATAACTCTTTATTAATAGCTGATGAAGTATTAACAGGATTTGGGAGATGTGGAAGTCTCTTTGCATTTCAAAAGGCAAATATAATTCCTGATTTAATTTCTATTTCCAAGGGATTAACTGGAGGATTCCTACCTATGGGAATAACATTAGCTAAAGAGACAATTTTCCAAGCTTTTATTAGCGACTCGCCTAAAAAAACTTTTTGGCATGGTCATAGCTTCACAGCAAACCCTTTAGGATGTGCAGCAGCTAATGCAAGCCTTGACTTATTAGAAAATGATCCAGTTAAATATATTTCTTTTGAGGCAAAGCACTCTTATCACCTAAAGAAAATCAAGAAATTACCTTTCGTAAAAAACATAAGATTCACAGGAACTATTGCCGCATTTGATATTGAAATTGGGAATAATGAAGGTTATCTAAACAATATTGGTAAAAAGATAAAAGCCTTAGCAATTAAAAAAGGTTTATTTATAAGACCACTTGGTAATGTCATATATCTATTGCCCCCTCTTTGTATTACAGACAAACAATTAGAAAAAAGTTACAGAATTATTTTTGAAATTTTAAGTGATCTTTAA
- a CDS encoding DUF3143 domain-containing protein, which translates to MFPSDTPINQHSLQALELWLKDLGATQDIENLSKWNLLLSNWNATIVFEQDDLSVIWESGGKLTKRLFSYCINREDIENAILQGP; encoded by the coding sequence GTGTTCCCATCTGATACCCCAATTAATCAACACTCACTGCAGGCATTAGAGTTATGGTTAAAGGATTTAGGTGCAACACAAGATATTGAGAATCTTTCTAAATGGAATTTGTTACTTTCTAATTGGAATGCAACTATCGTTTTTGAACAAGACGATTTAAGTGTTATTTGGGAGAGTGGAGGTAAATTAACTAAAAGACTATTTTCTTATTGTATAAATAGAGAAGATATTGAAAATGCTATTTTACAAGGACCATAA
- a CDS encoding J domain-containing protein has translation MKGKITYYKILGVDENASNHELRKAFCKLSLELHPDTTSLELEDAKNKFQKVLEAYENLNNSNLRKLYDEKLQVNSQKPSKPNLNVMNTLVMDANNNQLEGNRRPFSNGEMFSLFLLITIIFISLLFAILIASFTGKEIESIPTWLLR, from the coding sequence TTGAAAGGCAAGATAACTTACTATAAGATTTTAGGCGTTGATGAAAATGCTTCAAATCATGAATTAAGAAAAGCTTTTTGTAAACTCTCTTTAGAACTACATCCAGATACAACTTCTTTAGAATTAGAAGATGCAAAAAATAAATTTCAAAAAGTATTAGAGGCATATGAAAATTTGAACAATTCTAATCTAAGGAAACTTTACGATGAAAAATTACAAGTAAATTCTCAAAAACCAAGCAAACCAAATTTGAATGTAATGAACACTTTAGTAATGGACGCTAATAATAATCAGTTAGAAGGAAATAGGAGACCATTTTCAAATGGGGAAATGTTCTCACTATTTTTGTTAATTACTATTATTTTTATCAGCTTGCTTTTTGCTATATTGATCGCTTCTTTTACCGGTAAAGAAATAGAGTCAATTCCAACTTGGCTTCTAAGATAA